The proteins below come from a single Tachypleus tridentatus isolate NWPU-2018 chromosome 13, ASM421037v1, whole genome shotgun sequence genomic window:
- the temp gene encoding protein prenyltransferase alpha subunit repeat-containing protein tempura isoform X1 has product MVDSNSLGERLLKDLNAVLKKDPEIDEFDIVPVSDPVINKCPIIHMEHKVALESWCVKHLYMYCYSRLMSWRKGEQKADTELLLQWTQAMLLCNPDLQIAWNVRKEVIAKNKKIENDMKLSSLILSHKPKCLEVYGHRRWLLLKLKPTDQSPLPRNITDSEFSLCQEAASRYPCNYYAWSHRAWVVQHLVKDITQVVLNELQKTEDWVCCHVSDHSGFHYRQFLIGHLCRHLLLVEGIGHSSVKSSPKLLFSEIKGGGCSSHPLICQLLGTEMKLVSNLIQRYPGHETLWYHRRCILSLVAQHQNINLLQPFLKRELHSKSNKCSKKSRIELANELCDRFLCNCESERQFVLDCLQQESNNNWQKYLIKKHTQWLTEILGWFFPVSMQ; this is encoded by the exons ATGGTGGATTCAAATTCATTAGGTGAACGTTTGTTAAAAGACTTGAATGCTGTGTTAAAGAAGGACCCTGAAAT TGACGAGTTTGACATCGTTCCTGTTAGTGACCCTGTTATTAATAAATGTCCCATCATTCACATGGAACACAAGGTGGCTCTAGAGAGCTGGTGTGTCAAACATCTGTACATGTACTGCTATTCCAGATTGATGTCTTGGAGGAAAGGTGAACAAAAAGCAG ACACAGAGCTCCTGTTGCAGTGGACCCAAGCCATGCTACTCTGTAACCCTGACCTACAAATTGCCTGGAATGTTAG AAAAGAAGTCATtgctaagaataaaaaaattgagAATGATATGAAACTGTCTTCATTGATTTTGTCTCATAAACCTAAGTGTTTGGAGGTTTATGGTCACAG GAGGTGGCTCTTGTTAAAACTGAAACCAACAGACCAGAGTCCTTTGCCAAGAAATATAACTGATTCAGAGTTCAGTCTCTGTCAAGAGGCTGCCAGTCGATATCCTTGTAACTATTATGCATGGAGTCACCGTGCATGGGTTGTACAGCACCTTGTTAAAGACATTACACAG GTGGTTCTAAATGAACTTCAAAAGACTGAAGATTGGGTATGTTGTCACGTATCAGATCACAGTGGTTTTCATTATCGTCAATTTCTAATTGGCCATCTGTGTCGGCACCTTCTGTTGGTTGAAGGTATTGGTCATTCTTCTGTTAAATCTTCACCGAAGTTACTTTTCTCCGAAATAAAGGGTGGCGGTTGTAGTTCACACCCTCTGATATGTCAGTTATTAGGTACAGAAATGAAGCTGGTATCAAATCTAATCCAGCGTTATCCTGGGCATGAAACTCTGTGGTATCATCGTAGGTGCATTTTGTCTCTCGTAGCACAGCATCAGAACATAAACTTGTTACAACCCTTTCTTAAACGTGAACTTCACTCCAAGAGTAACAAGTGCTCTAAAAAATCCAGGATAGAATTGGCTAATGAACTTTGTGATAGATTTCTTTGTAATTGTGAGTCTGAAAGACAATTTGTTCTCGACTGTTTACAGCAAGAGAGCAACAATAATTggcaaaaatatttaatcaaaaaacacacacagtggtTGACTGAGATACTTGGTTGGTTCTTCCCAGTATCTATGCAGTGA
- the temp gene encoding protein prenyltransferase alpha subunit repeat-containing protein tempura isoform X2, giving the protein MEHKVALESWCVKHLYMYCYSRLMSWRKGEQKADTELLLQWTQAMLLCNPDLQIAWNVRKEVIAKNKKIENDMKLSSLILSHKPKCLEVYGHRRWLLLKLKPTDQSPLPRNITDSEFSLCQEAASRYPCNYYAWSHRAWVVQHLVKDITQVVLNELQKTEDWVCCHVSDHSGFHYRQFLIGHLCRHLLLVEGIGHSSVKSSPKLLFSEIKGGGCSSHPLICQLLGTEMKLVSNLIQRYPGHETLWYHRRCILSLVAQHQNINLLQPFLKRELHSKSNKCSKKSRIELANELCDRFLCNCESERQFVLDCLQQESNNNWQKYLIKKHTQWLTEILGWFFPVSMQ; this is encoded by the exons ATGGAACACAAGGTGGCTCTAGAGAGCTGGTGTGTCAAACATCTGTACATGTACTGCTATTCCAGATTGATGTCTTGGAGGAAAGGTGAACAAAAAGCAG ACACAGAGCTCCTGTTGCAGTGGACCCAAGCCATGCTACTCTGTAACCCTGACCTACAAATTGCCTGGAATGTTAG AAAAGAAGTCATtgctaagaataaaaaaattgagAATGATATGAAACTGTCTTCATTGATTTTGTCTCATAAACCTAAGTGTTTGGAGGTTTATGGTCACAG GAGGTGGCTCTTGTTAAAACTGAAACCAACAGACCAGAGTCCTTTGCCAAGAAATATAACTGATTCAGAGTTCAGTCTCTGTCAAGAGGCTGCCAGTCGATATCCTTGTAACTATTATGCATGGAGTCACCGTGCATGGGTTGTACAGCACCTTGTTAAAGACATTACACAG GTGGTTCTAAATGAACTTCAAAAGACTGAAGATTGGGTATGTTGTCACGTATCAGATCACAGTGGTTTTCATTATCGTCAATTTCTAATTGGCCATCTGTGTCGGCACCTTCTGTTGGTTGAAGGTATTGGTCATTCTTCTGTTAAATCTTCACCGAAGTTACTTTTCTCCGAAATAAAGGGTGGCGGTTGTAGTTCACACCCTCTGATATGTCAGTTATTAGGTACAGAAATGAAGCTGGTATCAAATCTAATCCAGCGTTATCCTGGGCATGAAACTCTGTGGTATCATCGTAGGTGCATTTTGTCTCTCGTAGCACAGCATCAGAACATAAACTTGTTACAACCCTTTCTTAAACGTGAACTTCACTCCAAGAGTAACAAGTGCTCTAAAAAATCCAGGATAGAATTGGCTAATGAACTTTGTGATAGATTTCTTTGTAATTGTGAGTCTGAAAGACAATTTGTTCTCGACTGTTTACAGCAAGAGAGCAACAATAATTggcaaaaatatttaatcaaaaaacacacacagtggtTGACTGAGATACTTGGTTGGTTCTTCCCAGTATCTATGCAGTGA